Genomic DNA from Candidatus Paceibacterota bacterium:
AGCCCTCAAATACTTGAATATTGTATTGTGTATAATATCTTTATGTCTGAAGAAATAAAAATAAAAGAAAATACAGATATCAATATGAATAAAAAATCAAAAACTAAAGGATTTACTCTTATCGAACTTTTGGTTGTTGTAGCAATTATCGGATTACTTTCTTCTATTGTTTCATTAAGTTTAAAAACAGCTCGTGAAAAAGCGAGAGATATAAATCGTCTTTCTGATATGAAACAAATTCAATTAGCCTTAGAATTTTATTATGATAAGTATGGCACTTATCCTGGTAATAATGATAATGATAATGGTGGTTGGGATACTGGATGTTTTGGAGCAGGTGATTCGTTTATTTCATCCTTAGAAACTAATGATTTTATTTCAAAGACCCCTTGTGATCCAACTATTACTTCTCAAAATGGTGGTTATGCATACTATCGTTATGGCCCTCAAGCAGGTTGCCCTGGTAGTTTTTATGTTTTAGGAGTTCGCAATATGGAAACAAGTGGAAATCCTTATCCAGGAAGTCCGGGATGGAGATGTACTAATAGAAATTGGCAAGGTGAATTTGATTGGGTGACAGGAAAATTTGAGAAATAATTTCCTAAGTAACCTTTTTATTTGACTAATAAGTGTTAGTTTGCTAATATAGCAATAAGGGAATGTAGTTTTGATTAATCTGCTTTTCTCCTTTAATTCTTTGCATAATTCTTATTTGTAAAGGCTTAAAGAAAAAAAGTAAGATATTAACGAAGCACCCCCGTTAATTATTTACTTGTCCCGTTAGAAAATCAGCGGACTTGTAAAATGAAAAAGTTTTATTATTTAAATTTTTTAATGGGATGGCAAAAACATCAGTTACAGCAAGAAGCAAAAAGAAACCAAAATTTTCCACTCGATCCAAGAATCGATGTTTTCGCTGTAGTCGAGGGAAAGCTTTTATGAGAGATTTTGGTTTATGCCGTATTTGTTTTAGAGAATTAGCCAATGAAGGAATGCTTCCAGGAGTTCGTAAGTCAAGCTGGTAATTAAGGATATGGATCCCGTTAGAAGCCGCGATCGCAATTTAAAATATAAACAAAAACATGAAATTAAATATTAAAAAAATTATTAACATAGCATATCAGACACGCGAGTTGATCGCGATCTGCTTCTAACGGGATGGATTCAATTTCAAATATGATAATAATAATGAAGAACGGATCACTTGCAGGCAAAGAGTCTGTATCTTTTCCATATTCCAAAATGAAAAATGCTATCGGCGAATGCTTAAAAAAAGCAGGATACATTTCTGAAATTTCCAAAAAAGTAAAAAAAGGACAGTCTGTATTGGAAGTAGGATTGATTTACACAGACAAAAAACCAAAAATTACAGAAGTAGAAAGAATCTCCAAACAGTCTAGACGGGTTTATTTTGGTATGAAAGATATTCATTCAGTTAGAAATGGGACAGGGTTATTAGTGCTTTCTACTCCTAAAGGAATTTTATCAGGCAAAGAAGCAAGGAAAGAACAAGTCGGCGGTGAAGCTTTATTTAGAATTTGGTAATACGAAAATTGTGCGAAATATAACAAAAATTTACAAAAATTTAT
This window encodes:
- a CDS encoding type II secretion system protein; translated protein: MSEEIKIKENTDINMNKKSKTKGFTLIELLVVVAIIGLLSSIVSLSLKTAREKARDINRLSDMKQIQLALEFYYDKYGTYPGNNDNDNGGWDTGCFGAGDSFISSLETNDFISKTPCDPTITSQNGGYAYYRYGPQAGCPGSFYVLGVRNMETSGNPYPGSPGWRCTNRNWQGEFDWVTGKFEK
- a CDS encoding type Z 30S ribosomal protein S14; amino-acid sequence: MAKTSVTARSKKKPKFSTRSKNRCFRCSRGKAFMRDFGLCRICFRELANEGMLPGVRKSSW
- the rpsH gene encoding 30S ribosomal protein S8; this translates as MDSISNMIIIMKNGSLAGKESVSFPYSKMKNAIGECLKKAGYISEISKKVKKGQSVLEVGLIYTDKKPKITEVERISKQSRRVYFGMKDIHSVRNGTGLLVLSTPKGILSGKEARKEQVGGEALFRIW